One Cupriavidus oxalaticus genomic region harbors:
- a CDS encoding type II secretion system F family protein has translation MDRLTLISLSLLAAACGVAVLALPLLRDWRQRRLAARTIDAALARPRAAEAAQAPAAAQPHASAAAGVQAAARAAVPAGRTGAAAIGGQLGAQLGARVSERIDAHWLESRLGRAVVTPEDQQLLEQCGWHGLKARMLFGALRLVLPLALSLAAMLGHVGAGAAVMLAWGFGVFAVAYLVPKTLLRRRAAARLRLVDDELPVLIDMLRLLQGVGLSIDQSLQVIVAEFGGMLRVLGPELARANQQFASGRSREQTLLRISRLFDNEDLKGLIMLLTQVDRHGGAVQEPLRQFGLRLQEARKARMKEQIGRLTVKMTAVMVVSLLPVLLIITAGPGFLGVIRMLEHMGGTQ, from the coding sequence ATGGACCGCCTGACACTGATCTCGCTGAGCCTGCTAGCCGCCGCATGCGGCGTGGCCGTGCTGGCGCTGCCGCTGTTGCGCGACTGGCGCCAGCGGCGCCTGGCGGCGCGCACCATCGATGCCGCGCTGGCACGGCCGCGCGCGGCCGAAGCGGCGCAGGCGCCTGCGGCAGCGCAGCCGCATGCAAGCGCTGCCGCAGGCGTCCAGGCCGCCGCGCGTGCCGCGGTGCCGGCGGGTCGGACCGGTGCGGCGGCTATCGGGGGGCAACTTGGCGCACAACTGGGCGCGCGCGTGAGCGAACGCATCGACGCGCACTGGCTGGAATCGCGCCTGGGGCGCGCGGTGGTGACGCCCGAGGACCAGCAACTGCTGGAGCAATGCGGCTGGCACGGGCTGAAGGCGCGCATGCTGTTCGGCGCGCTGCGCCTGGTGCTGCCGCTGGCGCTGTCGCTGGCCGCGATGCTGGGGCATGTCGGCGCCGGCGCCGCCGTCATGCTGGCGTGGGGCTTCGGTGTGTTCGCGGTGGCCTACCTCGTGCCCAAGACACTGCTGCGCCGGCGTGCCGCGGCCCGGCTGCGCCTGGTCGACGACGAACTGCCGGTGCTGATCGACATGCTGCGGCTGCTGCAGGGCGTGGGCCTGTCGATCGACCAGAGCCTGCAGGTGATCGTGGCGGAGTTCGGCGGCATGCTGCGCGTGCTCGGGCCGGAACTGGCGCGCGCCAACCAGCAGTTCGCCTCGGGCCGCTCGCGCGAGCAGACGCTGTTGCGCATCAGCCGGCTGTTCGACAACGAGGACCTGAAAGGCCTGATCATGCTGCTGACGCAGGTGGACCGCCACGGCGGCGCGGTGCAGGAGCCGCTGCGCCAGTTCGGCCTGCGCCTGCAGGAGGCGCGCAAGGCGCGCATGAAGGAACAGATCGGCCGGCTCACGGTCAAGATGACCGCGGTGATGGTGGTGAGCCTGCTGCCGGTGCTGCTGATCATTACCGCGGGCCCGGGCTTCCTCGGGGTGATCCGCATGCTCGAACACATGGGAGGGACGCAATGA
- a CDS encoding CpaF family protein: MTQAIEFSDHAPAPFPGSQEFHNIKEAAHEHLLTRIEELGAEFGRWSRTAIQRFVDLELESFTRLRRIPINEAELRQIAEALTKELAGFGPIEDLLNDPAVEDILVNGHLDVYVSRHGVLERIPVRFADGGHLLRIVRRILAPIGRRLDESNPMVDARLPDGGRINVVIPPLALEGPVVSIRKFRKDPMTPADLQALGTMSPEIADLLQAAVQARCNILVSGGTSSGKTSLLNALATFVPASERVITIEDTAELALNHPHVVRLESRPGGFEGTGVVSIRDLLRNSLRMRPDRIIVGEVRGGEVLEMLQAMSTGHDGSMGTIHASSPRECLYRLEMLAGFAGFQGSEASLRRQIANAIDFIVQIARLSNGKRRIVSITEVTGLGDNIVSTQELYRHEPAINADGTETDRWLSLGILPHSPKLARMRGPGFLLDDRFDV; this comes from the coding sequence ATGACGCAAGCGATCGAATTTTCCGACCACGCCCCCGCACCGTTCCCGGGCTCGCAGGAATTCCACAACATCAAGGAAGCCGCGCACGAGCACCTGCTGACCCGCATCGAAGAACTGGGCGCCGAGTTCGGCCGCTGGTCGCGCACCGCGATCCAGCGCTTCGTCGACCTGGAGCTCGAAAGCTTTACCCGGCTACGCCGCATCCCCATCAACGAGGCCGAGCTGCGCCAGATCGCCGAGGCGCTGACCAAGGAGCTGGCCGGCTTCGGCCCGATCGAAGACCTGCTCAACGATCCCGCGGTCGAAGACATCCTCGTCAACGGGCATCTCGACGTCTACGTGTCGCGCCACGGCGTGCTCGAGCGCATCCCGGTGCGCTTTGCCGACGGCGGCCACCTGCTGCGCATCGTGCGCCGCATCCTGGCGCCGATCGGCCGGCGCCTGGACGAGTCCAACCCGATGGTCGACGCGCGCCTGCCCGACGGCGGCCGCATCAACGTGGTGATCCCGCCGCTGGCGCTGGAAGGCCCGGTGGTGTCGATCCGCAAGTTCCGCAAGGATCCGATGACGCCGGCCGACCTGCAGGCGCTGGGCACCATGAGCCCCGAGATCGCCGACCTGCTGCAGGCCGCGGTGCAGGCCCGCTGCAATATCCTGGTCAGCGGCGGCACCAGCTCGGGCAAGACCTCGCTGCTCAATGCGCTGGCCACGTTCGTGCCGGCCAGCGAGCGCGTCATCACCATCGAGGATACCGCCGAGCTGGCGCTGAACCACCCGCACGTGGTGCGGCTGGAAAGCCGACCCGGCGGCTTCGAGGGCACCGGCGTGGTGTCGATCCGCGACCTGCTGCGCAACAGCCTGCGCATGCGCCCCGACCGCATCATCGTGGGTGAGGTGCGCGGCGGCGAGGTGCTCGAAATGCTGCAGGCGATGAGCACCGGCCACGACGGCTCGATGGGCACCATCCACGCCAGCAGCCCGCGCGAATGCCTGTACCGGCTGGAGATGCTGGCCGGGTTTGCCGGCTTCCAGGGCAGCGAGGCGAGCCTGCGCCGGCAGATCGCCAACGCCATCGACTTTATCGTGCAGATCGCGCGGCTCTCCAACGGCAAGCGCCGCATCGTGTCGATCACCGAGGTCACCGGGCTGGGCGACAACATCGTCTCGACGCAGGAGCTGTACCGGCACGAGCCGGCCATCAACGCGGACGGCACCGAGACCGACCGCTGGCTCTCGCTCGGCATCCTGCCGCATTCGCCAAAGCTGGCGCGCATGCGCGGGCCGGGCTTCCTGCTGGACGACCGCTTCGATGTCTAG
- a CDS encoding AAA family ATPase — protein sequence MDYFLLHATHGEARDWLGKVLGGLGTLVAEGGAQEAFIERVGELRPGLVFLHFSPELAGASARLGEQLLRLFPGLPLVAVGRADDPGVMLAALRMGVKDFIDLRDAPADAEAVVKRLAVPREQVRPAEAVRQGKIVALLGARPGVGVTSLAVNLAAAARRHLPLREKSDARAEVLLLDLGLPARDGALYLNLAPGFHFVEAVRNLRRFDQVFVQTALMRHANGVCVLPLPGALGELRDISYSETIGLLERLRAFFDMQVIDLGGFGNAEFTAQIVKAADSVVLVAEQSVGAIVSAAELVHELRAREVERDDLHLLVSRFDARLGVDAAQIARRVGVQSVATLPDCREALVLAMNRGAVLADDDPHDPYVRALAELLARLGYRPEAAKDTSLLGRMKEKLPEALRAKRVARTGS from the coding sequence ATGGATTATTTCCTGTTGCATGCCACGCACGGCGAGGCCAGGGACTGGCTGGGCAAGGTCCTGGGCGGGCTGGGCACGCTGGTGGCGGAGGGCGGGGCCCAGGAGGCCTTTATCGAGCGCGTCGGCGAGTTGCGCCCCGGGCTGGTGTTCCTGCATTTCTCGCCCGAGCTGGCCGGCGCTTCGGCGCGCCTGGGCGAGCAGTTGCTGCGGCTCTTCCCCGGCCTGCCGCTGGTCGCGGTCGGCCGCGCCGATGATCCCGGCGTGATGCTGGCCGCGCTGCGCATGGGCGTGAAGGACTTTATCGACCTGCGCGACGCGCCGGCCGATGCCGAGGCCGTGGTCAAGCGGCTGGCGGTGCCGCGCGAGCAGGTGCGCCCCGCCGAGGCCGTGCGCCAGGGCAAGATCGTCGCGCTGCTGGGGGCGCGCCCCGGCGTGGGCGTGACCAGCCTGGCGGTCAACCTGGCGGCCGCCGCGCGCCGCCACCTGCCGCTGCGCGAGAAGTCCGACGCGCGCGCCGAGGTGCTGCTGCTCGACCTGGGCCTGCCCGCGCGCGACGGCGCGCTGTACCTGAACCTGGCGCCGGGCTTCCACTTCGTCGAGGCGGTGCGCAACCTGCGCCGCTTCGACCAGGTCTTTGTGCAGACCGCGCTGATGCGCCATGCCAACGGTGTCTGCGTGCTGCCGCTGCCGGGGGCGCTGGGCGAGTTGCGCGACATCTCGTATTCCGAAACGATCGGTCTGCTGGAGCGGCTGCGCGCGTTCTTCGACATGCAGGTGATCGACCTCGGTGGCTTCGGCAATGCCGAGTTCACCGCGCAGATCGTCAAGGCCGCCGACAGCGTGGTGCTGGTCGCCGAGCAGAGCGTCGGCGCCATCGTCTCGGCGGCCGAGCTGGTGCACGAGCTGCGCGCGCGCGAGGTGGAGCGCGACGACCTGCACCTGCTGGTGTCGCGCTTCGATGCGCGCCTGGGCGTCGACGCCGCGCAGATCGCGCGCCGCGTCGGCGTGCAGTCGGTGGCGACGCTGCCAGACTGCCGCGAGGCGCTGGTGCTGGCAATGAACCGCGGCGCGGTCCTGGCCGATGACGACCCTCACGATCCCTACGTGCGCGCGCTGGCCGAACTGCTGGCGCGGCTGGGCTATCGCCCCGAAGCGGCGAAGGACACCAGCCTGCTTGGACGCATGAAGGAAAAACTGCCCGAAGCGCTGCGCGCGAAGCGCGTGGCCAGGACCGGAAGCTGA
- a CDS encoding type II secretion system F family protein has translation MSSAMLMLAAVALVVTGLGLLLLASAQARARREQSQAFLRAQTEQVRLRYAQAPAPALQLPARDLRRHWDDFLRRADLAPTRRTAVLWGAPVALFTVIGALTGQWLGAAAACIVALAIAACLLWNRVRRLHKKLLSQLPGFLDGVVRLMTIGSSVPAAFQNSIANTEAPLRQCLVQAVHLQRAGKELDQAVLQVGRAYKVDELVLVASVLRLSVRYGGRADVVMERTAAFMRDREAAQRELLALSAETRLSAWILGLLPLVVAGGLFMLNAGYIMLMWKDPAGKTMLLTALGLEAAGVLMLYRLAKSI, from the coding sequence ATGTCTAGCGCCATGCTGATGCTCGCCGCGGTGGCGCTGGTCGTCACCGGCCTGGGACTGCTGCTGCTGGCCAGCGCGCAGGCGCGCGCGCGCCGCGAGCAGTCGCAGGCGTTCCTGCGCGCGCAGACCGAGCAGGTGCGGCTGCGCTACGCCCAGGCGCCGGCCCCGGCGCTGCAGTTGCCGGCGCGCGACCTGCGCCGCCACTGGGACGATTTCCTGCGCCGCGCCGACCTCGCGCCCACGCGCCGCACGGCCGTGCTGTGGGGCGCGCCAGTGGCGCTGTTCACCGTCATCGGCGCGCTCACGGGGCAATGGCTGGGCGCTGCGGCGGCGTGCATCGTCGCGCTCGCAATCGCCGCCTGCCTGCTGTGGAACCGCGTGCGCCGGCTGCACAAGAAGCTGCTGTCGCAACTGCCGGGGTTTCTCGATGGCGTGGTGCGGCTGATGACCATCGGCAGCAGCGTGCCGGCGGCGTTCCAGAACTCGATCGCCAATACCGAGGCGCCGCTGCGGCAATGCCTGGTGCAGGCGGTGCACCTGCAGCGCGCCGGCAAGGAGCTGGACCAGGCGGTGCTGCAGGTGGGGCGCGCGTACAAGGTCGACGAACTGGTGCTGGTGGCTTCCGTGCTGCGCCTGTCGGTGCGCTACGGCGGCCGCGCCGACGTGGTGATGGAGCGTACCGCGGCCTTCATGCGCGACCGCGAGGCGGCCCAGCGCGAGCTGCTGGCGCTGTCGGCCGAGACCCGGCTGTCGGCATGGATCCTGGGGCTGCTGCCGCTGGTGGTGGCCGGTGGCCTGTTCATGCTCAATGCGGGCTACATCATGCTGATGTGGAAGGACCCGGCCGGCAAGACCATGCTGCTGACCGCGCTCGGGCTGGAGGCCGCGGGCGTGCTGATGCTGTACCGGCTGGCCAAGTCGATCTGA